From Paraglaciecola sp. L1A13:
TCTATCTTTAAACAGTTTGTTTATCAACGGGTGATCCGTAAACCAGAAATACAAATGCTGGAATACAAAGGACAGCAAGTTGTTATGGGGCTATTTGAAGCCTTCGCATCAGATCCCGAGCGCTTGTTGCCAGAAAATACCCGAGTTCGCTGGCTAAACGCGCAGAGCGAGAATAATGGAATGCGTATAATCTGTGATTATATCGCCGGTATGACAGATGAATTTGCCTCACGCCTTTACGCTAATTTGTTTATTCCAAAAAGTGGCGCGAATCCCGATAGCATAGGACTTTAGCTGACGATTAAAAAACAATTGAAATTTTTGGTCTTAATTCATTGTCCTTAGTAGTAATCATTAAGGTATTTAACGCAATTAAGGCCACTATGTTAATTAATGTACCCAAAGCAAGCGCTGTCAAAGAGAGCGAAATCACCGACGAGAAGGTATACAACCAACGCCGAGACATTCTTAAATCTATGGGATTCATCGGTGCTTCAGCACTACTCACTAGCCAACCAGCTCAGGCTGGTTTCTTCACTAGCGACGATAAAGAGACCTTTAAAACCCGAGCGCTGGAATATACCCCAGCTGCAACATCGCAACAGAAACAAGCTTTTACGCCCGAAGAAAAAATAATTACTCATAACAATTTTTATGAATTTGGTACGGCTAAATCAGATCCGGTTGAAAACGCTCAGCAGTTCAAAGTGAACCCATGGAGTCTCAGCGTGGAAGGATCAGCTGAAAAACCGTTTACATTGAACTACGATGATCTTTTCAACCAATTTCCCCTTGAAGAACGAATTTATCGCATGCGATGTGTTGAAGCTTGGTCCATGGTTGTTCCATGGATTGGTTTTTCACTGGCGGCTTTAATTAAAAAGGCTAAACCATTAAGTTCGGCTAAATACGTGGCGTTTGAAACTTTGTATG
This genomic window contains:
- the msrP gene encoding protein-methionine-sulfoxide reductase catalytic subunit MsrP, whose amino-acid sequence is MLINVPKASAVKESEITDEKVYNQRRDILKSMGFIGASALLTSQPAQAGFFTSDDKETFKTRALEYTPAATSQQKQAFTPEEKIITHNNFYEFGTAKSDPVENAQQFKVNPWSLSVEGSAEKPFTLNYDDLFNQFPLEERIYRMRCVEAWSMVVPWIGFSLAALIKKAKPLSSAKYVAFETLYDPKQMPGQKNRFAGGGIEYPYVEGLRLDEAMHPLTLLSVGLYGKTLPAQNGAPIRLVVPWKYGFKSIKSITRIRLTDKRPPTTWNILAASEYGFYANVNPEVSHPRWSQASERRISSAGLFSRNRIDTKMFNGYDEVASLYQGMDLRKNF